One genomic segment of Rhizobium viscosum includes these proteins:
- a CDS encoding GGDEF domain-containing protein, whose protein sequence is MVSLLHFRHRLGLGVFLTALGVMHFMETYLAAVFYVSLPFGNVSPGSSIFFSGKLMMILMLYLQEDAATVRQPIYGLFLGNLLTVAIAWVLQLHQPLELSPGHPADVDFLKEMGWLMVWGTAILYLDSLGIILLYEKLGDFMRRRVVLRFMISGLVVLTFDQILFFSGLHYFVGVPMAAFWAGWKAKMLAVCLYSLMFAIYEYRIRRDGVAASARSISDLFGDLTFRERYNDLLERTGRDMLTGVYDRSRMELEAPLMVREALRQGQHATVLIIDADHFKDVNDGFGHLQGDEVLKAIASRLGTTLRSSDRIFRFGGEEFVAVCPGTSHEEALLLAERLRWTIVTSVKTPDDAPISVSIGVATADEDGDSFTTVLSAADSRLYEAKKSGRNCVVGRSGVVKVS, encoded by the coding sequence ATGGTCAGTCTCCTGCATTTTCGCCATCGCCTCGGATTGGGCGTCTTCCTGACGGCGCTCGGCGTCATGCATTTCATGGAGACCTATCTCGCTGCGGTCTTCTATGTTTCCCTGCCGTTCGGGAACGTCTCGCCGGGTTCTTCGATCTTCTTTTCCGGCAAGCTGATGATGATCCTCATGCTCTACTTGCAGGAGGATGCGGCGACCGTCCGCCAGCCGATTTATGGTCTGTTTCTCGGTAATCTCCTGACCGTCGCCATTGCCTGGGTACTGCAGCTTCACCAGCCGTTGGAATTGTCGCCTGGTCATCCGGCAGACGTCGATTTCCTGAAGGAAATGGGCTGGCTGATGGTGTGGGGAACGGCGATCCTCTACCTCGACTCGCTGGGCATCATTCTGCTCTACGAAAAGCTTGGCGATTTCATGCGCCGGCGCGTGGTGCTGCGTTTCATGATCTCGGGCCTTGTGGTTCTGACCTTTGACCAGATCCTCTTCTTCAGCGGCCTGCACTATTTCGTGGGTGTTCCGATGGCAGCCTTCTGGGCCGGATGGAAAGCCAAGATGCTGGCGGTCTGCCTCTATTCCCTGATGTTTGCCATCTACGAATACCGTATCCGCCGGGACGGCGTTGCCGCCTCGGCCCGCTCGATTAGTGATCTCTTCGGCGATCTGACATTCCGCGAGCGCTATAACGATCTCCTGGAACGCACCGGCCGCGATATGCTGACTGGCGTCTATGACCGCAGCCGTATGGAGCTGGAGGCGCCGCTGATGGTGCGCGAGGCGCTTCGGCAGGGCCAGCACGCGACCGTTCTCATCATCGATGCCGACCATTTCAAGGACGTCAATGACGGCTTCGGTCATCTGCAAGGCGACGAAGTTTTGAAGGCCATTGCCTCAAGGCTCGGAACGACGCTCCGCTCCAGCGACCGCATCTTCCGCTTCGGCGGCGAAGAGTTTGTCGCCGTTTGCCCCGGTACGAGCCATGAAGAGGCATTGCTGCTCGCCGAACGGCTTCGCTGGACGATTGTGACCAGCGTGAAGACGCCTGACGACGCGCCCATATCTGTAAGCATAGGTGTTGCAACCGCCGACGAAGATGGTGACAGCTTCACGACTGTGCTTTCGGCGGCAGACAGCCGCCTCTACGAGGCAAAGAAGAGCGGCCGTAACTGTGTCGTGGGCCGCTCCGGTGTCGTAAAAGTCAGCTAG
- a CDS encoding LysR family transcriptional regulator produces the protein MLPNPTLDQLQVFLTVAETGSFSAASRVLNRAQSVISYTIANLEAQLEVPLFERSGARQPKLTDAGKAMLEDARRMLADLEVMRARVKSIKQGLEAELSLAISVMVPANAVMMVLREFREKFPGVALNLNVGELGMVMDMVMNDKADIGIGGALVRQEDSLIAEKIGYSFMVPVVAPDHPLARIERPLTLADVREEIQLVVSDASGLTKGRDFNVLSYRTWRVSDIATKHQLIKGGLGWGGLPVSLVGNDIMKGNLVAIKLEAYEQGEYPVYAMHKAASPPGPAGRWLVEAFRRRLAMCPSHGEMVSMLGIDELHAMPEAAE, from the coding sequence ATGCTTCCCAACCCGACACTGGATCAATTGCAGGTTTTCCTGACGGTCGCCGAAACCGGCAGCTTTTCGGCCGCCTCGCGCGTGCTGAACCGCGCACAGTCGGTGATCAGCTATACGATCGCCAATCTGGAAGCCCAGCTTGAAGTGCCGCTCTTCGAGCGCTCCGGCGCCCGCCAGCCGAAGCTGACGGATGCCGGCAAGGCGATGCTGGAAGATGCCCGTCGCATGCTGGCCGACCTCGAGGTTATGCGCGCTCGTGTGAAAAGCATCAAGCAGGGACTGGAGGCCGAGCTTTCTCTGGCGATCAGCGTCATGGTGCCTGCCAATGCCGTCATGATGGTGCTACGCGAATTTCGCGAAAAATTCCCAGGTGTTGCGCTGAACCTCAATGTCGGTGAGCTCGGCATGGTGATGGACATGGTGATGAACGACAAGGCCGATATCGGCATCGGCGGCGCGCTTGTGAGGCAAGAAGATTCGCTGATAGCCGAAAAGATCGGCTATTCTTTCATGGTTCCTGTCGTCGCGCCGGATCATCCGCTGGCGCGTATCGAGAGGCCCTTGACGCTAGCCGATGTGCGCGAAGAGATCCAGCTCGTGGTCTCCGATGCCTCCGGGCTTACTAAGGGGCGGGATTTCAATGTTCTGTCCTATAGGACATGGCGCGTCAGCGACATTGCGACCAAGCACCAGCTCATCAAGGGTGGTCTTGGCTGGGGTGGCTTGCCGGTCTCTCTGGTCGGTAACGACATCATGAAGGGCAATCTGGTCGCCATCAAGCTGGAGGCCTACGAGCAGGGCGAGTATCCGGTCTACGCTATGCACAAGGCCGCCAGCCCGCCGGGCCCTGCCGGCAGGTGGCTGGTCGAGGCTTTTCGCAGGCGGCTCGCCATGTGCCCGAGCCACGGAGAAATGGTCAGTATGCTCGGCATCGACGAACTGCATGCGATGCCGGAGGCTGCAGAGTAG
- a CDS encoding bifunctional 2',3'-cyclic-nucleotide 2'-phosphodiesterase/3'-nucleotidase codes for MPSILDVPAMSRRSLLGGLAATSALVLLHPFSARAAANQAHLRLMETTDIHVNVFPYDYYADKPNDTMGLSRTATIIDTIRAEAVNSLLIDNGDVLQGNPMGDYMAYQHGMKDGDVHPVIKAMNTLGYTVGTLGNHEFNYGLDFMFKVLNGANFPFVCANLTKGQLASDPKQDDLFFKPYIIVEKQIKDGAGNESPVKIGFIGFVPPQIMLWDIKNLEGKAQTRDIVQAAKAWVPAMKEAGADIVIALSHSGIDGSGPSEKMENASLHLAAVEGIDAIFTGHQHLVFPGPKTWDGIANADPVKGTLHGKPAVMAGFWGSHLGLIDLLLEKDGNSWKIVAFTSEARPIYHRDDKKKVVADVADKKEVVEAAKAEHEATLAYVRTPVGKTSAPLYSYFALVADDPSVQIVSQAQTWYIKQMLADTQFKDLPVLSAAAPFKAGGRGGADYYTDVPAGDIAIKNVADLYLYPNTVQAVAITGAQVKNWLEMSAGMFNHIEPGAKDAALLNNDFPSYNFDVIDGVTYQIDLSQPPKYDSSGKAVNPDSNRIQNLAFEGKPIDPAQKFVVVSNNYRAGGGGSFPDIASDKVIFQAPDTNRDVIVRYVHDQGTINPSADGNWTFKPLPGTTVVFESGPKAKQYLADVKSVKIEDAGEGAEGFAKFRLVL; via the coding sequence ATGCCTTCCATTCTCGATGTGCCTGCAATGAGCCGTCGTTCCCTGCTCGGCGGTCTTGCCGCCACTTCCGCTCTGGTGCTGCTGCACCCGTTCAGTGCGCGAGCTGCGGCCAACCAGGCGCATCTGCGGCTGATGGAAACGACTGACATTCACGTCAACGTTTTCCCCTACGACTATTATGCCGACAAACCGAACGACACGATGGGCCTGTCGCGCACGGCAACGATCATCGACACGATCCGCGCGGAAGCCGTCAACTCGCTGCTGATCGACAATGGCGACGTGCTGCAGGGCAATCCGATGGGCGATTACATGGCCTACCAGCACGGCATGAAGGATGGCGACGTGCATCCGGTCATCAAGGCGATGAACACGCTTGGCTATACGGTCGGCACACTCGGGAACCACGAATTCAACTACGGCCTGGACTTCATGTTCAAGGTGCTGAACGGCGCGAACTTCCCCTTCGTCTGCGCCAACCTGACCAAGGGCCAGCTCGCCTCCGATCCGAAGCAGGACGATCTGTTCTTCAAGCCGTACATCATCGTCGAAAAGCAGATCAAGGACGGTGCCGGCAATGAAAGCCCGGTCAAGATCGGCTTCATCGGTTTCGTGCCGCCGCAGATCATGCTGTGGGACATCAAGAATCTCGAGGGAAAGGCGCAGACGCGCGATATCGTTCAGGCCGCCAAGGCCTGGGTGCCGGCCATGAAGGAAGCCGGCGCCGATATCGTCATCGCACTCTCCCATTCCGGCATCGACGGTTCCGGCCCGTCCGAGAAGATGGAAAACGCCTCGCTGCATCTCGCGGCTGTCGAGGGTATCGACGCGATCTTCACCGGGCATCAGCATCTGGTCTTCCCTGGCCCGAAAACCTGGGATGGGATTGCCAATGCCGATCCGGTCAAGGGCACGCTGCACGGTAAGCCCGCCGTCATGGCCGGCTTCTGGGGTTCGCATCTCGGCCTGATCGACCTGCTGCTGGAGAAGGACGGCAACAGCTGGAAAATCGTCGCCTTCACCTCCGAAGCACGGCCGATCTACCATCGCGACGACAAGAAGAAGGTGGTTGCCGACGTCGCTGACAAGAAGGAAGTGGTCGAGGCCGCCAAGGCAGAGCATGAGGCAACGCTTGCCTATGTCCGCACGCCTGTCGGCAAGACCTCCGCGCCGCTCTATTCCTACTTTGCGCTGGTCGCCGACGATCCCTCCGTACAGATCGTTTCGCAGGCTCAGACCTGGTATATCAAGCAGATGCTGGCCGATACGCAGTTCAAGGATTTGCCGGTTCTCTCCGCTGCAGCCCCCTTCAAGGCCGGCGGCCGCGGCGGTGCGGACTATTATACGGATGTTCCGGCCGGCGATATCGCCATCAAGAATGTCGCCGACCTCTACCTTTATCCGAATACGGTTCAGGCCGTCGCCATCACCGGTGCGCAGGTGAAGAACTGGCTGGAAATGTCCGCCGGCATGTTCAATCACATCGAGCCCGGCGCGAAGGATGCGGCTCTCCTCAACAACGACTTCCCGTCCTACAATTTCGATGTCATCGATGGCGTGACCTATCAGATCGACTTGTCGCAGCCGCCGAAATATGATTCGTCGGGCAAGGCCGTCAATCCGGACTCCAACCGAATCCAGAACTTGGCCTTCGAGGGCAAACCGATCGATCCGGCGCAGAAGTTCGTCGTCGTTTCCAACAATTATCGTGCTGGCGGCGGTGGCAGTTTCCCTGACATCGCCTCCGACAAGGTGATCTTCCAGGCGCCGGATACCAACCGCGATGTCATCGTCCGCTATGTCCATGATCAGGGCACGATCAACCCGTCCGCCGACGGCAACTGGACCTTCAAGCCCCTGCCCGGCACGACCGTCGTGTTCGAAAGCGGCCCGAAAGCCAAACAGTACCTCGCCGACGTCAAGAGCGTGAAGATCGAGGATGCCGGCGAAGGTGCCGAGGGCTTCGCGAAGTTCAGGCTGGTTCTCTAA
- a CDS encoding HlyU family transcriptional regulator, with the protein MASFLSNILSVFSGGGKSSSEAVAGPSGEPQLYGDCTIYAEPQKEGGQYRLAGRIEKKVGEDVLVRKFIRADLFSSSDDAIECTVRKAQQIIDQHGSSLFSDGEKLRQV; encoded by the coding sequence ATGGCTTCGTTCCTTTCAAACATCCTTTCGGTCTTCTCCGGCGGCGGCAAATCCTCGAGCGAGGCGGTTGCGGGTCCTTCCGGCGAGCCCCAGCTCTATGGCGATTGCACCATCTACGCAGAACCGCAGAAGGAAGGCGGCCAGTATCGTCTGGCCGGCCGCATCGAAAAGAAGGTCGGTGAGGACGTCCTCGTCCGCAAGTTCATCCGCGCTGATCTTTTTTCCTCGTCGGATGATGCGATCGAATGCACGGTGCGCAAGGCGCAGCAGATTATCGATCAGCACGGGTCCTCTCTTTTCAGTGATGGCGAAAAGCTTCGTCAGGTCTAA
- the ilvA gene encoding threonine ammonia-lyase, protein MTRHDVEGAEEAMRSLFPATPLQLNDHLSARYGADIWLKREDLSPVRSYKIRGAFNFFRKAIAEGAGGKTFVCASAGNHAQGFAFVCRHFGVPGVVFMPVTTPQQKIDKTRMFGAGFITIELIGDFFDQCYQAARDHVEAIGGVMVPPFDHVDIIEGQATVAAEIMQQLPEGTVPDMVVLPVGGGGLAAGITGYLDGIVAKSDFIFTEPAGAPSLRRSLEAGQVVTLPKVDNFVDGAAVARIGDLNFAALKDFSVEQVRLMPENAICVTIQEMLNVEGVVLEPAGALSLTAIAAMDREAIKGKTIVAVVSGGNFDFERLPDVKERAMRYAGLKKYFILRLAQRPGALRDFLNLLGPHDDIARFEYLKKSARNFGSILIGIETTAPENFVTLVANFESAGMGFEDITENEILANLII, encoded by the coding sequence GTGACAAGACACGATGTCGAAGGCGCCGAAGAGGCAATGCGCAGCCTTTTCCCCGCCACGCCGCTGCAGCTCAATGATCACCTTTCCGCCCGCTATGGCGCCGATATCTGGCTGAAGCGCGAGGATCTTTCGCCTGTTCGCTCCTACAAGATCCGCGGCGCGTTCAATTTCTTCCGCAAGGCGATTGCCGAAGGTGCGGGCGGCAAGACTTTCGTCTGCGCGTCGGCCGGCAATCACGCGCAGGGCTTTGCTTTCGTCTGCCGCCATTTCGGCGTCCCGGGTGTCGTTTTCATGCCGGTCACCACGCCGCAGCAGAAGATCGACAAGACCCGCATGTTCGGCGCCGGCTTCATCACCATCGAGCTCATCGGGGATTTCTTCGACCAGTGCTATCAGGCGGCCCGCGATCACGTCGAAGCGATCGGCGGCGTCATGGTGCCGCCTTTCGATCATGTCGATATCATCGAGGGCCAGGCGACCGTTGCTGCAGAAATCATGCAGCAGCTTCCCGAAGGCACGGTGCCCGACATGGTTGTCCTGCCGGTCGGCGGCGGTGGCCTTGCCGCCGGCATCACCGGTTATCTCGACGGCATCGTTGCGAAATCCGATTTTATCTTTACCGAACCTGCCGGCGCCCCGAGCTTGCGCCGCAGCCTCGAAGCCGGGCAGGTGGTGACGCTTCCCAAGGTCGACAATTTCGTCGACGGCGCGGCCGTCGCCCGCATCGGTGACCTGAATTTCGCGGCCCTGAAGGACTTTTCGGTCGAACAGGTCAGGCTGATGCCGGAAAACGCCATCTGCGTCACCATCCAGGAGATGCTGAATGTCGAAGGCGTTGTGCTGGAGCCGGCCGGCGCCCTGTCGCTGACGGCGATCGCAGCCATGGATCGCGAGGCCATCAAGGGCAAGACGATCGTTGCCGTCGTCTCCGGCGGCAATTTCGATTTCGAGCGGCTGCCCGATGTCAAGGAAAGGGCCATGCGCTACGCCGGCCTGAAGAAATACTTCATCCTGCGCCTTGCCCAGCGCCCTGGCGCGCTCCGCGATTTCCTCAATCTTCTCGGGCCGCATGATGATATCGCCCGCTTCGAATACCTCAAGAAATCGGCGCGCAATTTCGGTTCGATCCTCATCGGCATCGAAACGACGGCGCCGGAGAATTTCGTGACGCTGGTCGCCAATTTCGAAAGCGCGGGCATGGGCTTTGAGGATATTACCGAAAACGAGATCCTCGCAAACCTGATCATTTGA
- a CDS encoding Lrp/AsnC family transcriptional regulator has translation MSDLDSIDLAILRALQINARITNAELADKVGLSPSACSRRLDILEKSGVIGGYHARLSHKALDYKMIAIVHISLSGQFAKTLSEFEAAVKRCPNVLVCYLMSGEYDYILRVAARDLEDYERIHRDWLSALPHVVKINSSFALREIIDRPNVGL, from the coding sequence ATGTCTGACCTCGATAGTATCGATCTTGCGATTCTAAGGGCGCTGCAGATCAATGCCCGTATCACCAATGCGGAGCTCGCCGACAAGGTGGGACTATCACCTTCTGCCTGTTCGCGGCGGCTCGATATTCTTGAAAAGAGCGGTGTCATCGGCGGCTATCATGCCAGGCTTTCGCACAAGGCGCTCGATTACAAGATGATCGCCATCGTGCACATCTCGCTATCCGGCCAGTTCGCCAAAACGCTGTCGGAATTCGAGGCCGCAGTGAAACGCTGTCCGAACGTGCTCGTCTGCTACCTGATGTCCGGCGAATACGACTATATCCTGCGCGTCGCCGCTCGTGATCTGGAAGATTATGAGCGCATCCATAGAGACTGGCTTTCGGCGCTGCCGCATGTGGTGAAGATCAATTCCAGCTTTGCGCTGCGCGAGATCATCGACAGGCCGAATGTCGGCCTTTGA
- a CDS encoding VanZ family protein, whose amino-acid sequence MTPKITKPLAWLLFAFILFVTVSPIELRPHTIETPDIDRAAAYLTAGLAFAVAYPKQWKTVAVLLIFGAFAIEYLQYLSPTRHARLHDAGVKAAGAAIGLVAGWAFNKWREARTAANAAAEFARR is encoded by the coding sequence ATGACACCCAAGATCACAAAGCCGCTGGCGTGGCTTCTTTTCGCCTTCATCCTGTTCGTCACAGTTTCGCCGATCGAATTGCGACCCCACACGATCGAAACACCTGACATCGACCGTGCCGCGGCTTACCTGACAGCAGGGCTGGCTTTTGCTGTTGCTTATCCGAAACAATGGAAAACGGTCGCCGTGCTGCTGATCTTCGGTGCGTTCGCCATCGAATATCTGCAGTACCTGTCGCCGACGCGGCATGCGCGCCTTCACGATGCAGGCGTCAAGGCCGCAGGCGCAGCAATCGGCCTGGTCGCCGGCTGGGCCTTCAACAAATGGCGGGAGGCAAGAACCGCGGCGAACGCCGCCGCAGAATTTGCCAGACGCTGA
- a CDS encoding TetR/AcrR family transcriptional regulator gives MGHSQLEKQKTHDRIVEIASRRLREKGLEGIGVAELMKEAGLTVGGFYKHFASRDDMVAEAMKLAFGSWEAKVRSEGRAPADIPMAEYSANYLSEVHRDDVSGGCPFAALTADLARSGEKCRSLATEQLKTNLANMTGRMNAADEAEARRKAIIVSCLMMGAVGLARIADDEKLSEEILETVRSFVGGFSAK, from the coding sequence ATGGGCCATTCACAGCTCGAAAAGCAGAAGACGCACGACAGGATCGTCGAAATTGCTTCCAGGCGTCTGCGGGAAAAGGGACTCGAGGGTATCGGCGTCGCCGAACTGATGAAGGAGGCCGGACTGACGGTCGGCGGCTTCTACAAGCATTTTGCATCACGCGATGACATGGTGGCGGAAGCCATGAAGCTGGCTTTCGGGTCCTGGGAAGCGAAAGTGCGCTCAGAGGGCAGGGCGCCGGCAGATATTCCGATGGCGGAATATTCCGCCAATTACCTGAGTGAGGTCCATCGCGATGACGTAAGCGGCGGCTGCCCTTTTGCCGCGCTGACCGCCGATCTTGCCCGCAGCGGCGAGAAATGCCGCTCGCTTGCCACCGAACAGCTGAAGACGAATCTCGCAAACATGACAGGCCGCATGAACGCGGCCGACGAGGCTGAAGCACGCCGCAAGGCAATCATCGTCTCGTGCCTGATGATGGGTGCGGTCGGCCTTGCACGCATTGCCGACGACGAAAAACTCTCTGAAGAAATCCTGGAAACAGTCCGGTCCTTCGTCGGTGGTTTTTCGGCAAAATGA
- a CDS encoding DMT family transporter has translation MKSKTHGYIFLLLALTIFSAQDAISKHLGSAYSPIFVTMVRYWAFGLFTVVLAAKMRGGIAATARTKHPFLQISRGVLLAAQVVLAITCFALIGLAHSQAIFAATPIIVALLAIPLLGERVGWRRWTAIGAGLCGVLLILKPEGGFFDVNLLLAVVSCVNFALYVIATRYVSRQDSAMTSFFYTGVVGALVMTLAGPFYWTSVQGWDWMWMLAVCLTGTSSHYFLIRAYDSLDAAAVQPVTYIQLVYASILGVLIYGEELTLNMIVGSIIVVAAGIFTVWREHVVARRAVVPN, from the coding sequence ATGAAATCCAAGACCCACGGCTATATCTTCCTGCTCCTCGCACTGACGATCTTTTCAGCGCAGGACGCGATCTCCAAGCATCTTGGTTCAGCCTATTCGCCGATCTTCGTGACGATGGTGCGCTATTGGGCCTTCGGTCTGTTCACCGTGGTCCTGGCGGCGAAAATGCGCGGTGGCATCGCCGCCACCGCCCGCACGAAACATCCCTTTCTGCAGATCTCACGCGGTGTTCTGCTTGCGGCGCAAGTGGTGCTGGCAATCACCTGTTTTGCGCTGATCGGGCTGGCGCATTCGCAGGCAATCTTTGCCGCTACCCCCATCATCGTCGCACTGCTTGCCATTCCACTGCTTGGCGAAAGGGTTGGCTGGCGCCGCTGGACGGCAATCGGCGCCGGACTTTGCGGCGTATTGCTCATCCTCAAGCCGGAGGGCGGGTTCTTCGACGTGAACCTGCTTCTTGCCGTCGTCTCGTGCGTCAACTTCGCGCTTTACGTGATCGCCACCCGCTACGTGAGCCGGCAGGATTCGGCGATGACGAGCTTTTTCTATACGGGCGTCGTCGGGGCTCTCGTCATGACGCTTGCAGGCCCTTTTTACTGGACGTCGGTTCAGGGCTGGGACTGGATGTGGATGCTGGCCGTCTGCCTGACCGGAACATCGAGCCACTACTTCCTGATCCGCGCCTATGACAGTCTCGATGCGGCCGCTGTCCAGCCGGTTACCTATATCCAGCTTGTCTACGCCTCGATCCTTGGCGTGCTCATCTACGGGGAGGAGCTGACGCTGAACATGATCGTCGGTTCGATCATCGTGGTCGCGGCCGGCATCTTCACGGTATGGCGCGAACATGTCGTGGCGCGGCGAGCGGTCGTGCCGAATTGA
- a CDS encoding SDR family oxidoreductase produces MRLKNKVALITGGNSGIGLATAKVFVAEGAKVIITGRNPETLAAAKKALGGDVLALKIDLTDVAAAEKVFAEAASDVGKFDIVFANAGIGGATPLGQTSLEQFERIINTNLTSVFFTVQSALPHLNDGASVILNGSVHAVLGAPGWSAYAATKGAVRSMTRNLASELAPRGIRVNQVTPGGTRTPIWSPYAQTEDAMTALEEKLGSMSALGRMSEADEIAKAALYLASDDSSNVTGIEITVDGGMTSAPSGAKIFRAA; encoded by the coding sequence ATGCGTCTCAAGAACAAGGTCGCGCTCATTACTGGCGGCAACAGCGGCATCGGGCTTGCCACCGCCAAGGTCTTCGTTGCCGAAGGCGCGAAGGTCATCATCACCGGCCGTAACCCGGAAACGCTCGCAGCGGCCAAGAAGGCGCTTGGCGGTGATGTGCTGGCGCTGAAGATCGACCTCACCGACGTTGCGGCTGCGGAGAAAGTCTTCGCCGAAGCTGCTTCTGATGTTGGCAAATTCGATATCGTCTTTGCCAATGCCGGCATCGGCGGCGCGACACCGCTCGGCCAGACCTCGCTGGAACAGTTCGAAAGGATCATCAACACCAACCTGACCTCGGTCTTCTTCACGGTCCAGTCCGCGCTGCCGCATCTGAATGATGGCGCTTCGGTTATTCTCAACGGTTCCGTCCACGCCGTTCTCGGCGCGCCGGGCTGGTCGGCCTACGCCGCCACGAAGGGCGCCGTGCGCTCCATGACCCGCAACCTCGCCTCCGAGCTTGCGCCACGCGGCATCCGCGTCAATCAGGTAACGCCGGGCGGTACGCGCACGCCGATCTGGTCGCCTTATGCGCAGACGGAAGATGCGATGACGGCACTCGAAGAGAAGCTCGGGAGCATGAGCGCGCTCGGCCGCATGAGCGAGGCGGATGAGATCGCAAAGGCTGCGCTTTATCTTGCCTCTGATGATTCCAGCAATGTCACGGGTATTGAGATTACCGTCGATGGCGGCATGACGAGCGCTCCCTCCGGCGCCAAGATCTTCCGCGCCGCCTGA
- a CDS encoding DUF2087 domain-containing protein has product MTRSIFPMEIADLSAFAKSLRKQIEALADKPSHVEMLNLLTRAAGYRNYQHFRSVAESAEVLKDWSLKLDPEPLPDEDRVLKASRHFDGDGRLIRWPGRRGLQELCLWFLWSKIPADAELTEREISDLISRLHLFGDAALLRRELFDFGLVHRTRDGRQYRRIEKKPPAELGLLLRRIEAEAEIA; this is encoded by the coding sequence GTGACCAGATCTATCTTTCCAATGGAAATCGCCGATCTTTCGGCTTTTGCCAAATCTCTCCGCAAGCAGATCGAAGCGCTCGCTGACAAGCCGAGCCATGTCGAGATGCTCAATCTGCTAACCCGCGCGGCGGGGTATCGCAACTACCAGCATTTCCGCAGTGTTGCGGAGTCTGCCGAAGTCCTGAAGGACTGGAGCTTGAAGCTGGATCCCGAGCCGTTGCCGGACGAAGACCGCGTACTGAAGGCATCGCGCCATTTCGATGGCGACGGTCGACTGATCCGTTGGCCGGGCAGAAGGGGGCTGCAGGAGCTTTGCCTATGGTTCTTGTGGTCGAAAATACCAGCGGATGCGGAACTGACGGAGCGTGAAATCAGCGACTTGATAAGTCGCCTGCATCTCTTCGGCGATGCCGCACTGCTGCGCCGCGAGCTTTTCGACTTCGGGCTTGTCCACCGCACCCGCGATGGCAGGCAATATCGCCGGATCGAAAAGAAGCCGCCGGCTGAACTCGGGCTGCTTCTTCGTCGCATCGAAGCCGAGGCAGAAATTGCGTGA
- a CDS encoding FMN-dependent NADH-azoreductase, which yields MSSILLLTSSPRSESLSTSIAVELADKLKAQNPGSVVVRRDLAANPLPHIDDLFTAAIRKPPEARTAEEAVAVKTSDELVNELLAADSIVIGTGLINFNIYSSLKTWIDNVARAGLTFKYTESGPVGLATGKKVYVVLASGGVYSQGPAAGMNHAVPYLKSVLGFLGITDIETIYVEGLAFGPEAAEKAIGAAKSRVEELALAA from the coding sequence ATGTCTTCCATTCTTCTTCTGACGTCCAGCCCGCGTTCGGAGTCCCTTTCCACGTCGATCGCTGTTGAACTCGCCGATAAGCTCAAGGCTCAGAACCCCGGCAGCGTCGTCGTTCGCCGCGACCTTGCTGCAAATCCGCTGCCGCACATTGACGATCTCTTCACCGCCGCCATCCGCAAGCCGCCGGAAGCCCGCACGGCTGAGGAAGCTGTTGCCGTCAAGACTTCCGACGAGCTCGTCAACGAACTGCTCGCAGCCGACAGCATCGTCATCGGCACCGGCCTCATCAACTTCAATATCTATTCTTCGCTGAAGACCTGGATCGATAATGTGGCCCGTGCCGGCCTGACCTTCAAGTATACCGAAAGCGGCCCGGTTGGCCTCGCCACCGGCAAGAAGGTCTATGTCGTTCTCGCTTCGGGCGGCGTCTATTCCCAGGGTCCGGCTGCCGGCATGAACCATGCCGTCCCGTATCTGAAGTCGGTTCTTGGTTTCCTCGGCATTACCGACATTGAAACCATCTATGTCGAAGGCCTCGCCTTCGGCCCGGAAGCTGCCGAAAAGGCCATCGGCGCTGCCAAATCGCGGGTCGAAGAGCTTGCTCTTGCTGCCTAA